From one Eucalyptus grandis isolate ANBG69807.140 chromosome 9, ASM1654582v1, whole genome shotgun sequence genomic stretch:
- the LOC104419904 gene encoding metacaspase-3 yields MADRRGRCSWCGVQLVVPPEAQAVRCAVCLSVTNTNLYDPPPIQAKNSLYRAANFVKGLVGTVTNNIHSLANPTGSYPGLYTSNYGYYPPAPSLPRLPTSVHGRKRALLCGVSYTGKRYKLKGSVNDVRCMRYFLVEEMGFRNDSILILSEEETDPTRIPTKHNILMAMRWLVHDCQSGDSLVFHFSGHGSKERDYDMDEIDGFDESIWPVDHEIAGKILDDDINDTIVRPLPRGAKLHALIDACNSGTMLDLPFLCRMNREGAYRWEDQGYMSTVYKGTRGGLALCISACDDNQTSVDTTALSGGTATGAMTYSFIQAMLKGHELTYGHLLIAMRHTIREASARVRFKGPIASLVNKLLGAGWTQEPQLSSSEVFDIYATKISL; encoded by the exons ATGGCAGATAGGAGAGGGAGATGCAGTTGGTGTGGCGTGCAACTTGTGGTGCCGCCGGAGGCGCAAGCAGTTCGTTGTGCGGTGTGCCTATCTGTCACCAATACTAACCTCTACGATCCTCCACCGATTCAAGCCAAGAATTCTCTATACCGCGCAGCTAACTTTGTAAAAGGCCTCGTCGGTACTGTTACAAACAACATCCATTCTCTAGCCAACCCAACCGGCAGCTATCCTGGACTATACACATCGAACTATGGCTATTATCCTCCGGCTCCGTCTCTGCCACGGCTGCCTACTTCAGTTCATGGCAGGAAGCGTGCTTTGCTTTGTGGAGTAAGCTATACAGGAAAGAGGTACAAGCTCAAAGGAAGTGTCAACGATGTGAGGTGCATGCGCTACTTCCTGGTCGAGGAGATGGGATTTCGAAACGACTCTATACTCATTCTCTCAG AAGAAGAGACGGATCCAACCAGGATCCCAACAAAGCACAACATCCTCATGGCTATGCGATGGTTAGTCCATGATTGCCAATCTGGTGACTCGTTGGTGTTTCACTTCTCTGGCCATGGCTCAAAAGAGCGCGATTATGATATGGATGAAATCGATGGGTTTGACGAATCTATCTGGCCAGTTGATCATGAAATTGCAGggaagatacttgatgatgacaTTAACGACACCATTGTGAGACCACTGCCTCGAGGAGCCAAGCTCCATGCTCTTATTGATGCCTGCAACAGCGGAACCATGCTTGATCTACCCTTTTTATGCAGGATGAACCG AGAAGGTGCCTACAGATGGGAAGATCAGGGATACATGTCAACTGTTTATAAAGGCACAAGAGGTGGACTAGCCCTCTGTATTAGCGCTTGCGATGATAACCAGACCTCTGTGGACACAACG GCATTATCAGGAGGGACAGCAACTGGTGCCATGACATACAGCTTCATTCAAGCAATGCTAAAAGGGCATGAACTCACATACGGTCATCTACTGATCGCCATGCGTCATACAATTCGCGAGGCCAGCGCCAGAGTACGTTTCAAGGGTCCAATTGCATCCCTTGTTAACAAACTGCTTGGTGCTGGATGGACTCAG
- the LOC104419902 gene encoding metacaspase-1, which yields MSQFTMDGRYIRCSQCQNLMRPIWTSKAVHCPCCHNLIKLTRYDVRPPTRMDTKCILKEKLQSKFKSKKSNSSNSSGTSSIQYSVPRSGMTSATKLHPGKRAVLCGVSYKKRKYELKGTVNDVKHMKELLIHTFGFLEENIRVLTEEEKNEHQRPTRKNIMDAFQWLIRDCRSEDSVVFFFSGHGLRHPESDGDELDGFNESICPVDFTTEGVILDNEINSTIVRPLPKGVTLHALVDSCHSGTVLDLSYVYNITTGQWVDNGPPSGAYKGTSGGLAICLSACADEDLAADTSALYGKMMSGAMTSSFIQAIRKNPRLHIKNYWQRCKMSSMKLTNLIA from the exons ATGTCGCAGTTCACAATGGATGGTCGTTACATAAGATGCAGCCAGTGCCAAAACCTGATGAGGCCAATATGGACTTCAAAGGCAGTGCACTGCCCTTGTTGTCATAATCTCATCAAACTCACGAGGTACGACGTCAGGCCACCAACACGCATGGATACCAAATGTATATTGAAGGAGAAGCTACAAAGTAAGTTCAAAAGCAAGAAGTCAAACAGCTCCAACTCCAGTGGTACTTCCTCGATACAGTACTCAGTTCCCAGAAGTGGTATGACATCAGCGACTAAACTGCATCCAGGAAAGCGTGCCGTTCTCTGTGGGGTGAGCTACAAGAAGAGGAAGTATGAGCTCAAGGGAACTGTTAATGATGTAAAGCACATGAAGGAACTGTTGATTCATACCTTTGGATTTCTGGAGGAGAACATTCGAGTCCTTACAG aagaggagaagaatgaGCATCAAAGACCAACAAGAAAGAACATTATGGATGCGTTTCAATGGCTTATCAGGGACTGCAGGTCAGAGGATTCggtggttttcttcttctcagGGCACGGTTTACGGCATCCTGAGAGTGATGGCGATGAATTGGATGGATTTAACGAAAGCATCTGTCCAGTTGATTTTACCACAGAAGGCGTCATCCTCGATAATGAAATAAATTCCACAATTGTTCGTCCGCTGCCGAAAGGGGTAACCCTCCATGCGCTAGTTGATTCTTGTCATAGTGGGACTGTTCTAGATCTGTCATATGTATACAACATTACAAC AGGTCAGTGGGTGGATAATGGACCTCCTTCGGGTGCATATAAGGGAACAAGTGGTGGACTTGCCATTTGTCTAAGTGCTTGTGCGGATGAGGACCTGGCTGCTGATACTTCT GCTCTCTACGGGAAGATGATGTCTGGTGCCATGACCTCAAGCTTCATCCAAGCTATCCGCAAAAACCCAAGATTACATATAAAGAACTACTGGCAGCGATGCAAAATGTCATCGATGAAGCTAACGAATCTAATTGCTTAA